The Flavobacterium piscisymbiosum genome includes a region encoding these proteins:
- a CDS encoding GNAT family N-acetyltransferase: MKSELLQSDIILENEKVLLLPFENERNIELKEIIFDDEIWKFMGMYVRNDADFENYIKSTLKQKADGICYPFLIIDKATDKVAGSTRYGYLNHASQKCEIGWTWYGKNFQGTGLNKACKYELLNFGFEKIQFRRIQFSADLENKKSQRAIEKLGAVKEGIFRNNYVDSEGKSKDDVYYSVILEEWDVTKRTYFYEFN, translated from the coding sequence ATGAAAAGCGAGCTATTACAATCTGATATTATTTTAGAAAACGAAAAAGTACTATTACTTCCATTCGAAAACGAAAGAAACATAGAACTCAAAGAAATCATCTTCGATGATGAAATTTGGAAATTCATGGGAATGTATGTTAGAAACGATGCTGATTTCGAAAATTATATCAAAAGCACCTTAAAACAAAAAGCAGACGGAATTTGTTATCCCTTTTTAATTATAGACAAAGCGACTGATAAAGTTGCCGGAAGCACGCGTTACGGTTACCTAAACCACGCAAGCCAGAAATGCGAAATTGGCTGGACCTGGTACGGAAAAAATTTTCAGGGAACAGGTTTAAACAAAGCGTGCAAATACGAATTACTGAATTTTGGTTTCGAAAAAATTCAATTCAGGAGAATACAGTTTAGTGCTGATTTGGAGAACAAAAAATCTCAAAGAGCGATTGAGAAGCTAGGTGCTGTGAAAGAAGGTATCTTTAGAAATAATTATGTTGATTCTGAAGGAAAGAGTAAAGATGATGTTTATTATAGCGTGATTTTGGAGGAATGGGATGTTACTAAACGAACATATTTTTATGAGTTTAATTAG